The proteins below are encoded in one region of Helianthus annuus cultivar XRQ/B chromosome 2, HanXRQr2.0-SUNRISE, whole genome shotgun sequence:
- the LOC118485474 gene encoding uncharacterized protein LOC118485474, whose amino-acid sequence MKKAGNHVTNRAAIKKLLDSLPKEWSLQCMMIKKDFLNNPNPVTLSDLINTLRTFEMDVNKREMNTAGYPPKSTQTSAGLKNVAFLASGGITPQASDLIYENASASASKAPQPSEKTISVGDTQALKVSTENVALFNMFLSSYEALMSGELKKEMLTAEDMYQKFQDKIGKHLGLGKAGFDKSKLRCYNCKNLGHFKRDCPLLKEGNSETTPAVKQITVEENKSNTSPSTPKALVVEDYDWSEEIAETKEQVNKALMAKISSESSLKQFEKQTIGIPKGDNVADKGLKSILTSVESENEKKCGEAEEHVSKEASDQKKGFCESPVFVLELKRNSFGKFLTEEIPEFIPSRTSMTDSEKNVTEDHGNEDSSTTVSEDEQRSESSSEDQTTSSESLESSSEDQPTNDESFECSSSETIEDQDSESSNKYQSYNKSSYEASEEQSSSEDNTSEVHSIQTNKLQKWLRMLMEYIWHVDSGCSRHMTGLKELLKNFRFIDGDFVSFAGDEKGGKIVGVGDVVSEALTLENVNYVPELCYNLMSVS is encoded by the exons atgaagaaggcTGGAAATCATGTCACAAACCGTGCTGCAATAAAGAAGCTACTAGATTCACTTCCCAAGGAATGGAGCCTACAatgcatgatgatcaagaaggatttCCTCAACAATCCAAATCCTGTCACTCTGTCTGACTTGATTAACACCCTAAGAACCTTTGAAATGGATGTCAACAAAAGAGAGATGAACACTGCTGGTTACCCACCAAAGTCAACTCAAACCTCTGCCGGATTGAAAAACGTGGCGTTTCTTGCTTCAGGTGGCATCACTCCACAAGCTTCTGATTTAATCTATGAAAACGCTTCCGCAAGCGCATCGAAAGCTCCACAACCCAGTGAAAAGACCATCTCGGTTGGTGATACACAAGCATTGAAGGTGTCTACTGAAAACGTGGCACTGTTCAACATGTTTCTAAGCAGCTATGAAGCTTTGATGTCTGGAGAACTGAAGAAGGAAATGCTCACTGCcgaagacatgtatcag aaatttcaagacaaaATAGGAAAGCATTtgggtcttggaaaagctggttttgacaaatctaaactTAGGTGCTATAACTGCAAGAATctgggtcatttcaagcgtgattgtcctCTGTTGAAGGAAGGAAACAGTGAAACCACTCCTGCTGTAAAGCAAATCACAGTTGAAGAAAACAAGAGCAACACATCTCCTAGCACGCCAAAAGCTTTAGTCGTCGAAGactatgattggagtgaagaaaTTGCTGAAACTAAGGAGCAAGTCAACAAAGCTCTTATGGCAAAAATCTCAAGCGAGTCCTCACTCAAACAGTTTGAGAAACAAACAATTGGAATCCCAAAAGGAGACAACGTTGCGGACAAAGGTTTGAAAAGCATTCTCACTTCAGTGGAGTCTGAGAATGAAAAGAAGTGTGGAGAAGCAGAGGAGCATGTTTCGAAAGAGGCATCTGATCAAAAGAAAG GTTTTTGTGAATCTCCAGTATTTGTGCTAGAATTGAAAAGGAATAGTTTTGGAAAATTCCTCACAGAGGAGATTCCCGAATTTATTCCTTCTAGAACAAGTATGACAGACTCAGAAAAGAACGTCACTGAAGATCATGGCAATGAAGACTCAAGCACCACTGTCTCAGAAGATGAGCAGAGATCAGAAAGTTCAAGTGAAGATCAAACAACAAGTAGTGAAAGTCTTGAATCCTCAAGTGAAGATCAACCCACCAATGATGAAAGCTTCGAATGTTCAAGTTCTGAAACCATTGAAGACCAAGACTCAGAAAGTTCAAACAAATATCAAAGCTACAATAAGTCAAGTTACGAAGCAAGTGAAGAGCAAAGCTCAAGCGAGGACAACACGTCTGAAGTTCATTCGATTCAGACA AATAAACTCCAGAAATGGCTTCGTATGCTCATGGAGTACATCTGGCATGTGGACAGCGGATGTTCAAGACACATGACTGGATTGAAGGAACTTCTGAAAAACTTTCGCTTCATCGATGGTGATTTCGTATCTTTCGCTGGAGACGAGAAAGGAGGAAAGATCGTTGGAGTAGGAGATGTGGTGTCTGAAGCCCTCACGTTGGAGAATGTCAACTATGTTCCGGAGCTGTGCTACAATCTCATGAGTGTCTCATAA